DNA sequence from the Gemmatimonadota bacterium genome:
GACGGAAAGTGGAGGAAGACCTCGCTCCCGTGATCGGGGTCTGTCGCGAGCGGGACATCGCGATGCGTATCGGCGTGAACCACGGCTCCCTCTCGGACCGCATGACCGTGACTTACGGAGACACACCGCTGGGCATGGTGGAATCCGCGCTGGAGTTCATTCGCGTATGCGAAGCCCACGACTACCGGAATCTGATCGTTTCGCTCAAGGCGTCCCGCGTGCCGGTCATGATACAGGCCAACCGGCTCATGGCCAGCCGCATGGACGAAGAAGGCATGGACTACCCGCTGCATCTGGGCGTCACCGAGGCCGGCGACGGCGAGTACGCCCGGATCAAGTCGACCTCTGGAATCGGCACCCTGCTGGCCGAGGGGCTGGGGGACACCATCCGGGTATCCCTCGCGGAGGACCCGGCGAACGAAATCCCCGTCTGTTACGATATCCTGCAGGCGCTGGGCCTGCGCCGGACCAAGGTGGAGTTTATCGCCTGTCCCTCCTGCGGACGTACCAAGTTCAACCTGGAAAACGTGCTGGCGGAGGTCAAGTCGGCCACTGACCATCTCGCGGGCCTGGACATTGCCGTCATGGGATGCATCGTCAACGGTCCCGGGGAGATGGCCGATGCGGATTACGGGTATGTCGGCCGCGCGAACGGAATCATATCGCTTTACCGGGGGCGTGAGTGCGTGAAGATGAGCGTGCCGCAGGAACGTGGGGTCGAGGAACTGGTCGGCCTGATCAAGGCGGACGGCCGCTGGGTCGATCCCTAGCCTTTTGGCTTTGGCGCGTCGCGGTTCAGCATCCGCAGCATTTCGTCCAGTTCGAACACGAACCCGAAAGCCAGCGCGACCCGCCATAACGCGAGTTCCTTTCCCGCTTCCGTCCCTGCGGTTTCCCTGTTTTCCACCGCGGTCACGGCCTGGCGGATTGTGGAACAGATCACGCCGTAACGTCGCATGTCCAGCATACCCCCCGGCGACATGAGCAGGCACCAGTTGATGGCGAATCCCATGTAGATCAGATGGTTTATGCCGTGGCCCCGGCACAGGGCGGCCAACTGCCGGCCGTTTTCCGCGACACCCTCCTCCGGCCCGGGCCGGGCCTGGGGAGCGACATCGACCTGGGCAAATCCCCGATCGATGTCGCCCGTGTTGTGTCCGCCGGGGAAAACTTTCTCGGCGCGGAACCTGTTCAGCTCTTCGTAGACCGGATCACCTGCGATCGGCTCCACCGGGTCGGGTTCCGGGCCGGCCAGTTTCACCGCACGCCGGTATCCGGGGTGATCCCAGTGGTACGATCCCCCGCCCACCACGTGGAACAGCTCCATTTCACTCGATCGGATTGCCTGGAGCAACGGGGGGAATACCACCCGGCATATCTCGTCCGCCCTGGCGAAATACTCGACGGCCCGGTGCCACCCCGCGTATTCCGCCCGGTTTCCCGTGTCCCAGGCGTGCATGACGACAAACGCGGTATGCGCGGTGTCGATGGTTATTTCCGATCGTTGCCAGCCCCCGTATCCCTGCCCAGGGGCCTTGAGCGAGAAATCGGCGTCGAATTGCTGGTAATACCCTGCGGATATCGTAACTCTGGCCATGGATCGACTACGCGGGCGCGTCTCCTTTTTCGGGGTCTGTCATGGAATTCATAGTTATGGGCGTCGCGGTGCGGTCTGCGCCAAGGCCGGATAGATCGTCCTGTGCTGGAATCCGGGCCGGCTGAAACCGAATATGGTTGACCCAATTGCCTCGAATCGTTAAGTTGTTGCTTTCACGCCGCACAAATCCCCGGTGTCTAAGCTTTTCTCAGCCCGCTATCAGGAGGTTGTACTGAATGCCTGACACGTTGACCGTCACTGACAACAGGACTGGCAAACAGTACGAGATCCCGATTATATACGGGACCTATCCCAGGTACGGCGCCGCGATCCCCACCACGGACTTTCGTCAGATCAAGGTGTCCGAGGACGATTTCGGTCTGCTGGGATACGATCCGGCCTTCAACAATACCGCTTCCTGCCGAAGCAGCATTACCCACATCGATGGCGAGAAGGGCATACTTCGCTACCGGGGCTATCCCATCGAAGACCTGGCGGTCAAGAGTTCCTTTCTCGAAGTCGCCTTTTTGATCGTTCACGGCATGTTGCCGACCAGGGCCGAGCTCGAAGAATGGTCCTACGACATCACCCACCATGCGATCGTCCACGAGAACATCAAGAAATTCATGGATGGATTCCGGTATGACGCCCATCCCATGGGTATCCTGATCAGCACGGTCGCCGCGTTATCCACCTTCTACCCGGAAGCCAAGCGGATACGCGACGTGGAAATCCGCAACGAACAGATCCACCGGCTGATCGCCAAGATACCGACCATCGCCGCCTTTGCGTACAGGCACAGCCAGGGCTTTCCCTACACCTATCCGGACAACGGCCTGGGCTACTGCGGCAACTTCCTGTCCATGATGTACAAGATGACGGAACAATACACCCCCGATCCCGTGTTGGAAAAGGCCCTGGACGTGGTGTTCATCCTGCACGTGGACCACGAACAGAACTGCAGTGCCAACGCGATGCGAAGCGTCGGCAGTTCCCTGCCCGATCCCTACGTATCCGTTGCCGCCGCCGCGGCCGGACTGTACGGCCCCCTGCACGGCGGCGCAAACGAGCAGGTGCTGCACATGCTGCAGGAAATCGGCCACATCAACCGCGTACCCGGTTACATCAAGAAGGTGAAGCAGGGTGATATACGACTCATGGGGTTCGGCCACAGGGTGTACAAGAACTACGATCCGCGGGCCAGGATCCTCAAGGAGATGACCCACCGGGTGCTGGGCGTGACCGGCAGGAACACCCTGCTCGACGTCGCCGTGGAACTGGAGCGCATCGCCCTCGAAGACGACTATTTCGTCAATCGAAAACTCTATCCCAATGTCGATTTCTACTCTGGCCTCATCTACCAGGCCATGGGCTTTCCGCTCGAAATGTTCCCCGTGCTGTTCGCGATACCCCGCACCGTGGGCTGGCTGGCGCAGTGGGCCGAAATGCTGGACGACTCGGACCAGAAAATCGCGCGCCCCCGCCAGATTTATACCGGCGACGACGTCTGCCAGTACGTGCCGATTGAGAAACGCTAGCAACCCGGCAGCGCCTCAGTTGCGCGGCACCCACCTGTAAGCTTCTCTGCTGTTCTTCCCCATGATCTTTTCCAGGGCCGCCGAACCCTTCGGTTCGAGGCATGCCATGGCAAGCGACTGTACCTGGCGGTAAGACGCATATCTCCACGATACCGGCCAATTGCTGGCGTACAGCAGCCTGTTCTCCCCGAAGGCGTTCCAGAGCACGTCAAGCACCGGTCTGTAGTAGGCGGGATCCTCCGGCGGCGGGGAGTCCTGCGCCAGTTCCACCATACCCGATATCTTGCAGTATACATTGGGATGTGCCGAGGCAGCCTTGATGCCGGCCACCCATTCCTCTTCCGGCTGTCCCCCCGTAACCGGCACGTGGGCCAGGTGGTTCAGCACGATCCTCAGATTAGGGAAACGCGCCGCGCAGCCCGCCACGCCAGGCAGCCACTTTTTGCCCACGAGCAGGTCCAGCGTGAGGTCGTGCCCGACGAGTTGCTCCATGGCCCCGAGATAGACCGGATCGTCGACCGGCGCCTTGCCCAGCCTGATGCCGTAGAAGAGATCGTGCTCCGCGAATCTATCCAGGTCGGATTCGAAACGGGCGTCCGGAGGCTCTAGGTGTCCCACCAGGCCCAGCAGGAAGGGATCGTCCCCGGCCAGATCCAGAATCCACTGATTGTCCTCCACCCATGCGCTGGCTTCCACGACGACCGTACCCGTGACGCCCTCGGCCTGCGCTTCGCGCTTGAAGTCCTCCGGCATGATCCGCCTGTACAGAAACTCATCGTCGGCGCGGGGCCATGGCACGCCCTGCGGCCGGGAGGGATCGTAGAAGTGGGTATGGGTATCGACGATCACGATTCGTTCCTTTCCGAAACCTTCCGGCAGCTTTCGAAGAAGTCTTCGTTAGACGCCGAAAAACCGAACTGCTGCTCTATTTCGCGGACTGCGATTTCCGTGACGAAGAGTCCGTCCAGCGTATCGGGAAACTCGACGCCCGCCGTGCAGTCGCGCAGGAAAACGATGTTGTAGCCGTACCGAGCCATGGACCGGATGCCGTAGTCTCTGCCCAGGACGCACCAGTTGGTGGCGAAACCGGCGTAGACCAGGTGGAGTACGTTCTGTTCCGCCAGCACCTCGTGCAGCTCGGCGCCGCTGGTGATCACCACGTCTTCGTTGCGGACCTCCACGGCCGGCGAGATGGTCAGGTCGTCGCTGATGGGATCCCAGTGCAGGCCGATGCCGGGCGGCTGGCTCCTGGGACCGTGATAGGCCTGGTACTCGCCTTCCCTGCTCCGAAACGCCGGGGGCGGCCAGTCCGCGCCGCCGCGCTCCGTGACGGGCGCCGACGGATTCCGGGATGACTGG
Encoded proteins:
- a CDS encoding isochorismatase family protein, with translation MENSPSVLDLKVRYYQDSTPADVPCREEHFIRREIRMKLPVEQTALVLVDLWNTHFIDSWIERAGRVTREAIVPAIEMSRKAGLPVIHAPSPEVARQFPQSSRNPSAPVTERGGADWPPPAFRSREGEYQAYHGPRSQPPGIGLHWDPISDDLTISPAVEVRNEDVVITSGAELHEVLAEQNVLHLVYAGFATNWCVLGRDYGIRSMARYGYNIVFLRDCTAGVEFPDTLDGLFVTEIAVREIEQQFGFSASNEDFFESCRKVSERNES
- a CDS encoding amidohydrolase family protein encodes the protein MIVDTHTHFYDPSRPQGVPWPRADDEFLYRRIMPEDFKREAQAEGVTGTVVVEASAWVEDNQWILDLAGDDPFLLGLVGHLEPPDARFESDLDRFAEHDLFYGIRLGKAPVDDPVYLGAMEQLVGHDLTLDLLVGKKWLPGVAGCAARFPNLRIVLNHLAHVPVTGGQPEEEWVAGIKAASAHPNVYCKISGMVELAQDSPPPEDPAYYRPVLDVLWNAFGENRLLYASNWPVSWRYASYRQVQSLAMACLEPKGSAALEKIMGKNSREAYRWVPRN
- a CDS encoding citrate synthase, translated to MPDTLTVTDNRTGKQYEIPIIYGTYPRYGAAIPTTDFRQIKVSEDDFGLLGYDPAFNNTASCRSSITHIDGEKGILRYRGYPIEDLAVKSSFLEVAFLIVHGMLPTRAELEEWSYDITHHAIVHENIKKFMDGFRYDAHPMGILISTVAALSTFYPEAKRIRDVEIRNEQIHRLIAKIPTIAAFAYRHSQGFPYTYPDNGLGYCGNFLSMMYKMTEQYTPDPVLEKALDVVFILHVDHEQNCSANAMRSVGSSLPDPYVSVAAAAAGLYGPLHGGANEQVLHMLQEIGHINRVPGYIKKVKQGDIRLMGFGHRVYKNYDPRARILKEMTHRVLGVTGRNTLLDVAVELERIALEDDYFVNRKLYPNVDFYSGLIYQAMGFPLEMFPVLFAIPRTVGWLAQWAEMLDDSDQKIARPRQIYTGDDVCQYVPIEKR
- the ispG gene encoding (E)-4-hydroxy-3-methylbut-2-enyl-diphosphate synthase; this encodes MEMINPRRKTREVRVGNVTIGGGHPIVVQSMITENTRDVEACVDAIIRLHELGCEVVRVTTPTLADAHSLREIKHTLVLNGVDVPLVADVHHQGTRIAEEVARSVDKVRINPGLFVFQRLSDAIEYTPEEFDAARRKVEEDLAPVIGVCRERDIAMRIGVNHGSLSDRMTVTYGDTPLGMVESALEFIRVCEAHDYRNLIVSLKASRVPVMIQANRLMASRMDEEGMDYPLHLGVTEAGDGEYARIKSTSGIGTLLAEGLGDTIRVSLAEDPANEIPVCYDILQALGLRRTKVEFIACPSCGRTKFNLENVLAEVKSATDHLAGLDIAVMGCIVNGPGEMADADYGYVGRANGIISLYRGRECVKMSVPQERGVEELVGLIKADGRWVDP